Proteins encoded by one window of Elaeis guineensis isolate ETL-2024a chromosome 12, EG11, whole genome shotgun sequence:
- the LOC105054678 gene encoding protein DWARF AND LOW-TILLERING isoform X1: protein MLAGCSSALLSPRHRLRSDASVQLQGSHFQLQEKHYSSQQRMSTQRIDLPCSFSRKDAPRVALSLEKPPETRSSSCSFRPNPVTPSSSSVVAQAVSWEGRIEITEGGLWERRRSSKRFHERSSSEEDSCLDRAKRTKTSDATQLAGGEDDIWFSQCTKEHPLVDEEEEKVFLVPNAALFPFYNTSSSTLVGSFETEKNLVRSVQPNYKSQSDSSSSSDTHSSSPKRQKDPFKNVARNGSQIPNSTGSAGRVGQGENTQTEQQGIELVSLLTSCAESISSGNHEAITFSLSRLGELSSPMGTPIHRVAAYFTEALALRVVKLWPHIFSITPPRVLVDQTDDDDATALQLLNQVSPIPKFLHFTMNERLLRGFEGKDRVHIIDFDIKQGLQWPSLFQSLASRPNPPSHVRITGIGESRQDLQETGARLARFAEAFNLPFEYHAVVDRLEDVRLWMLHVKREECVAVNCILVMHKALYDESGGALMNLLGLIRSTNPAIVLLAEQEAQHNDPRWETRLANSLQHYSAIFDSLDYSLPVDSPARIKIEEMFAREIRNLVACEGSERIDRHEKFERWKNLMEDGGFRSTGIGEREMLQSRLILRMYNGENYSIDRQGDGDGGLTLKWLNQPLYTVSAWAPIDIAGSSSTHLPS, encoded by the coding sequence ATGTTGGCTGGGTGCTCCTCAGCGCTGCTGTCGCCGAGGCACCGACTAAGGAGTGACGCTTCCGTGCAGTTGCAAGGTTCCCATTTCCAGCTGCAGGAGAAGCATTACTCTTCGCAGCAGAGGATGAGTACCCAGCGCATTGACCTCCCTTGCAGCTTCTCCAGAAAAGATGCCCCTCGGGTCGCCCTTTCGCTGGAGAAGCCACCTGAGACCAGAAGTAGTAGTTGTTCTTTTAGGCCGAACCCCGTAACACCTTCTTCATCTTCCGTAGTGGCACAAGCAGTCTCGTGGGAAGGAAGGATAGAGATCACTGAAGGCGGGCTTTGGGAGCGACGGAGGAGCTCCAAGAGATTCCACGAGAGGAGCTCATCGGAAGAGGATTCATGTCTCGATCGAGCCAAGAGGACAAAGACCAGCGACGCTACCCAATTAGCTGGTGGTGAGGATGACATATGGTTTTCTCAGTGCACCAAGGAGCATCCATTGGtggatgaagaagaagagaaggtctTTCTAGTTCCTAATGCAGCATTATTTCCATTTTATAATACCTCAAGCAGCACATTGGTAGGCTCCTTTGAAACTGAAAAGAATTTGGTCAGAAGTGTTCAGCCAAACTACAAGTCACAGTCCGATTCGAGTTCGTCATCGGATACCCACAGTTCATCTCCAAAGCGACAGAAGGATCCCTTCAAGAATGTAGCACGGAATGGTTCTCAAATCCCTAACTCAACTGGATCTGCCGGCAGAGTAGGTCAGGGTGAGAATACCCAAACGGAGCAGCAGGGTATCGAGCTTGTGAGCTTGCTCACATCCTGTGCAGAGTCTATTAGTTCCGGTAATCATGAAGCCATCACCTTCTCCCTATCTAGACTTGGAGAGCTTTCCTCGCCGATGGGAACCCCGATCCATCGTGTGGCAGCCTACTTCACAGAAGCATTAGCCCTCCGAGTCGTAAAGCTCTGGCCTCACATCTTCTCTATTACCCCACCGCGGGTGCTCGTCGATCAGACAGATGATGATGATGCCACAGCGTTGCAGCTGCTCAATCAAGTGAGTCCAATTCCAAAGTTTCTCCATTTCACAATGAATGAGAGACTGCTCAGGGGTTTTGAAGGAAAGGACAGGGTTCACATAATAGATTTCGACATCAAGCAAGGACTTCAGTGGCCTAGTCTATTTCAGAGCCTGGCTTCAAGGCCTAATCCCCCAAGCCATGTGAGGATCACCGGGATCGGAGAGTCTAGACAGGACCTTCAGGAAACAGGAGCTAGGCTGGCAAGGTTTGCAGAGGCCTTCAATCTTCCTTTCGAGTACCATGCAGTTGTTGATAGATTGGAGGATGTGAGGCTTTGGATGCTTCATGTGAAGAGGGAGGAGTGTGTTGCAGTGAACTGCATTCTAGTGATGCACAAGGCACTCTATGATGAGAGTGGAGGGGCTCTGATGAATTTATTGGGTCTGATTCGAAGCACCAACCCAGCAATTGTTCTCCTGGCCGAGCAAGAAGCCCAGCATAATGACCCTAGGTGGGAGACAAGGTTGGCCAACTCACTTCAGCACTACTCTGCCATCTTTGATTCACTGGATTACAGTCTACCGGTGGATAGTCCAGCCAGGATCAAGATCGAGGAGATGTTTGCAAGGGAGATCAGGAACTTGGTTGCCTGTGAAGGGAGTGAGAGGATCGATAGGCACGAGAAGTTCGAGAGGTGGAAGAATCTAATGGAAGATGGTGGATttagaagcacgggcattggagaAAGGGAGATGCTTCAGAGCCGCCTGATTCTAAGGATGTATAATGGTGAAAACTACAGCATAGATAGGCAAGGGGATGGCGACGGCGGCCTAACTCTTAAGTGGTTAAATCAGCCTCTATACACAGTGTCTGCATGGGCACCCATTGATATTGCAGGCAGCTCCTCTACACATCTGCCGAGCTAA
- the LOC105054678 gene encoding protein DWARF AND LOW-TILLERING isoform X2, translating to MSMALCSRFAAPPVAQAVSWEGRIEITEGGLWERRRSSKRFHERSSSEEDSCLDRAKRTKTSDATQLAGGEDDIWFSQCTKEHPLVDEEEEKVFLVPNAALFPFYNTSSSTLVGSFETEKNLVRSVQPNYKSQSDSSSSSDTHSSSPKRQKDPFKNVARNGSQIPNSTGSAGRVGQGENTQTEQQGIELVSLLTSCAESISSGNHEAITFSLSRLGELSSPMGTPIHRVAAYFTEALALRVVKLWPHIFSITPPRVLVDQTDDDDATALQLLNQVSPIPKFLHFTMNERLLRGFEGKDRVHIIDFDIKQGLQWPSLFQSLASRPNPPSHVRITGIGESRQDLQETGARLARFAEAFNLPFEYHAVVDRLEDVRLWMLHVKREECVAVNCILVMHKALYDESGGALMNLLGLIRSTNPAIVLLAEQEAQHNDPRWETRLANSLQHYSAIFDSLDYSLPVDSPARIKIEEMFAREIRNLVACEGSERIDRHEKFERWKNLMEDGGFRSTGIGEREMLQSRLILRMYNGENYSIDRQGDGDGGLTLKWLNQPLYTVSAWAPIDIAGSSSTHLPS from the exons ATGTCCATGGCTTTGTGCTCGAGATTTGCGGCTCCTCCCG TGGCACAAGCAGTCTCGTGGGAAGGAAGGATAGAGATCACTGAAGGCGGGCTTTGGGAGCGACGGAGGAGCTCCAAGAGATTCCACGAGAGGAGCTCATCGGAAGAGGATTCATGTCTCGATCGAGCCAAGAGGACAAAGACCAGCGACGCTACCCAATTAGCTGGTGGTGAGGATGACATATGGTTTTCTCAGTGCACCAAGGAGCATCCATTGGtggatgaagaagaagagaaggtctTTCTAGTTCCTAATGCAGCATTATTTCCATTTTATAATACCTCAAGCAGCACATTGGTAGGCTCCTTTGAAACTGAAAAGAATTTGGTCAGAAGTGTTCAGCCAAACTACAAGTCACAGTCCGATTCGAGTTCGTCATCGGATACCCACAGTTCATCTCCAAAGCGACAGAAGGATCCCTTCAAGAATGTAGCACGGAATGGTTCTCAAATCCCTAACTCAACTGGATCTGCCGGCAGAGTAGGTCAGGGTGAGAATACCCAAACGGAGCAGCAGGGTATCGAGCTTGTGAGCTTGCTCACATCCTGTGCAGAGTCTATTAGTTCCGGTAATCATGAAGCCATCACCTTCTCCCTATCTAGACTTGGAGAGCTTTCCTCGCCGATGGGAACCCCGATCCATCGTGTGGCAGCCTACTTCACAGAAGCATTAGCCCTCCGAGTCGTAAAGCTCTGGCCTCACATCTTCTCTATTACCCCACCGCGGGTGCTCGTCGATCAGACAGATGATGATGATGCCACAGCGTTGCAGCTGCTCAATCAAGTGAGTCCAATTCCAAAGTTTCTCCATTTCACAATGAATGAGAGACTGCTCAGGGGTTTTGAAGGAAAGGACAGGGTTCACATAATAGATTTCGACATCAAGCAAGGACTTCAGTGGCCTAGTCTATTTCAGAGCCTGGCTTCAAGGCCTAATCCCCCAAGCCATGTGAGGATCACCGGGATCGGAGAGTCTAGACAGGACCTTCAGGAAACAGGAGCTAGGCTGGCAAGGTTTGCAGAGGCCTTCAATCTTCCTTTCGAGTACCATGCAGTTGTTGATAGATTGGAGGATGTGAGGCTTTGGATGCTTCATGTGAAGAGGGAGGAGTGTGTTGCAGTGAACTGCATTCTAGTGATGCACAAGGCACTCTATGATGAGAGTGGAGGGGCTCTGATGAATTTATTGGGTCTGATTCGAAGCACCAACCCAGCAATTGTTCTCCTGGCCGAGCAAGAAGCCCAGCATAATGACCCTAGGTGGGAGACAAGGTTGGCCAACTCACTTCAGCACTACTCTGCCATCTTTGATTCACTGGATTACAGTCTACCGGTGGATAGTCCAGCCAGGATCAAGATCGAGGAGATGTTTGCAAGGGAGATCAGGAACTTGGTTGCCTGTGAAGGGAGTGAGAGGATCGATAGGCACGAGAAGTTCGAGAGGTGGAAGAATCTAATGGAAGATGGTGGATttagaagcacgggcattggagaAAGGGAGATGCTTCAGAGCCGCCTGATTCTAAGGATGTATAATGGTGAAAACTACAGCATAGATAGGCAAGGGGATGGCGACGGCGGCCTAACTCTTAAGTGGTTAAATCAGCCTCTATACACAGTGTCTGCATGGGCACCCATTGATATTGCAGGCAGCTCCTCTACACATCTGCCGAGCTAA